The Deferribacter autotrophicus genomic sequence TAATGTTCCGTCCAGTATTTGGAAAGCTGAAGGTGGGGACAACATTCTCGACGGTTTCTTCCAACCAATGAGAAAAAGTCCTTTATCACCTTCAGTGCTCTATAAATTACATAAGCTGTTTTTAATCTTTTGTTAACCATTTTCTTCATATTTCTAATATACGATGAGAAAAATGTTTTTCCGTAAATTTTATGTCATAAATAACTGTCAATTTTGTAAAATTCAATACATCTAATAAAAAAATGGGGTGACTCCAGAAGTGAAAATACCTTGCATATTTTCAAGATTGATTTAATATATGGTATTAAATTCATTAATAAGTATAATGGAAAAATGGATCTATACAGAAATATACCTAGAAAAGATAAACTTTTATCACTATTTAATGATGATTATGCTAAAACAATATTAAATTATGCAATTGATCAGGAATTAAGCAATCTTAGAAAACTTATTGCTGATAACAAAATTCATAAAATAGACGAACAATTACTTATTAAAAATATCGATAAAAGATATAATGAGCTTATAAGTGGCTCTCTTAAAAGAGTTGTAAATGCTACAGGAATAGTTCTTCACACAAATCTTGGTAGAGCTCCCCTATCTGAAGATTTTATTCACAATATTAAGGATATTGTTTCAAGATATTCCAATCTTGAATATGACCTTGAAAAAGGAGTGCGAGGTGAAAGATATCATCATGTTGTGGAATATTTAAAAATAATTACAAACTGCGAAGATGCTCTGGTTGTAAACAATAATGCGGCAGCAGTTTTTCTTATAAATAATACTTTCAATAAAGGGAAAAAAGTTATTATTTCTCGCGGAGAATTAGTGGAAATTGGAGGCAGTTTCAGAATACCGGAAGTTATAGCAAATAGTGGCGCTATTTTAAAGGAAGTAGGCACAACCAACAAAACAAAAATTAGTGATTATGAAAATGCAATTGATGAAGATACAACAATGATTATAAAAATTCACAAAAGCAATTATGCAATTATAGGTTTTACTGACGAAGTGCCATACAGAGAAATCCCAAAGATTGCTCAAAAATTCGGTCTATTATCTTATTGTGATCTTGGAAGTGGAAGTATTATACCTGGTATTGGTTGTAATGAGCCAACTTTGTCTGAGATTTATAATTATGGCTATGACTTAGTTAGTTGTAGTGGAGATAAACTTTTTGGATCTGTGCAAGCAGGAATTATTATCGGAAAAAAGAAATTAATCGAAAAATTAAAGAAAAATCAACTTTTGCGAATGCTTCGTGTAGATAAAATTACTTTATCTCTTCTTCAAGAAACTTTGAAGGCTTACCTAACAGATAGCTACAATAATATCAGATCCGTAAATCTTCTAGGCACCCCTTTAACCGATTTATTAAAAAAAGCAAAAAAATTGAAAAGAATTTTAAACCGCCATCTATCTGATTACTTTGATTTTGAAACAAAAGAAATCACCAGTTATACAGGCGGAGGTAGCTGTCCTATGCATGAGATTAAATCTTATGCTGTTATTTGCAAGTCCAAAAAAATTGACATAAATAAAATTGAAAATTTTTTACGAAAGTATCACATTCCTGTCATTATAAGATTGGTAGAT encodes the following:
- the selA gene encoding L-seryl-tRNA(Sec) selenium transferase; the encoded protein is MDLYRNIPRKDKLLSLFNDDYAKTILNYAIDQELSNLRKLIADNKIHKIDEQLLIKNIDKRYNELISGSLKRVVNATGIVLHTNLGRAPLSEDFIHNIKDIVSRYSNLEYDLEKGVRGERYHHVVEYLKIITNCEDALVVNNNAAAVFLINNTFNKGKKVIISRGELVEIGGSFRIPEVIANSGAILKEVGTTNKTKISDYENAIDEDTTMIIKIHKSNYAIIGFTDEVPYREIPKIAQKFGLLSYCDLGSGSIIPGIGCNEPTLSEIYNYGYDLVSCSGDKLFGSVQAGIIIGKKKLIEKLKKNQLLRMLRVDKITLSLLQETLKAYLTDSYNNIRSVNLLGTPLTDLLKKAKKLKRILNRHLSDYFDFETKEITSYTGGGSCPMHEIKSYAVICKSKKIDINKIENFLRKYHIPVIIRLVDNKIVLDVRTIFEDEFVLIKDALVWATNQLS